A window of Quercus robur chromosome 12, dhQueRobu3.1, whole genome shotgun sequence genomic DNA:
tttgtatataataaaaagattcaCTCTCACGTATATTGAAAGCTTAAAGTTGGCACAACGATCGTTTTTCCATGGTAATCGATGCAGTTCTGTTTACTCTCtttttgctctttttctttgtctttgtttttctttttttgttccgatcccccccccccttttgcatgttcttctttcagtttatataccacccTTTGCCTTCCATCCTCAccgcacacgtgtaggttgggttcgaaagatttctttctgtcccatccagcacctcctggaacttcctatgggcagctgtaagactgcctccttactgttcaggtatcacctccacattaatgcggccagagagttggttgagaagtcattaatgcggaggcagctgtggttacagatatttgtttaccttttccCTTTTACCCTTGGTTTGTGATCCTATCTGTATTGGTGACATAATTCCGAGGCCCGGCTGCCACAAGACTGCACCTTACTCGTCCTCGGACGCACAGTGCCGAGGTGTATGGCGTCCTCGGATGAATACAGCACCTCACCCTCGTGATATTGACTACACCCCCTTCAGTAATTACCTTATGACCGGATTtggcctcctcggacggatatgcatcctcgaatgggccacaggcccaacaatCCTGACCTTAATGGACCTATTGATCGAATGGCCTCCCACATATATGAAAGTTTCTAATAGTGATCATCTCAACATTTTTGTATACAAAATTTagggtataattttttttttttatgttcatccttaaattatacaatctttttctttcatgttttAAATAAGAAGTTTTATCTCCGCTTTATGCAAGTGCAACCTCCTAACAAATTGTtacttattattttatatattcttattgAAACTCACTACTAACATACATGTTAAAAATTAACGCTCTACATttaaaggaaaacatttttttagatGTTTCATTTTCCCTATAATTTGTATCTcattatcaaataaattttactatcatgttttttttatttccttcacATTAAGATTGATATAAATAttgtaatattaaaattttatatattgtattattgtctcacattttatataaataatgttaataTATTAAGAGATTTTCGTTAACCTTTTATGTAATATTATTAACttaaataatagaaataaaattttatttattgtttcacTAATAATATCTATAGATTAGCAACAATtggaagcaaaaacaataatttttttccaagattataattatgtttttgttaatCTGTTAaatttacttaatattttaaataataattgtagggataagggcccaaaattgtatattgggccttgggcttcgGTCGAGGACGTTGATTGGTCTGAGAACTAATAAACAACAGTAAGGATGTCAAGTTCAGAGTTTTATAAGTAACATACAAGTGGAGAGGTCAGGAAAGGTGATCTGAGGAGGATTATTTCCTCGGATGAACGAAGCACAGACCAAATGCCTATTCTACTACCCAAAATGACCCTACAGGAGACTCCGCTGAGAGGGGCGTGCATGTTAAAACAAACAGGAAGAATGGGAGCTAGGAAATATTTAAGGAAAAACTActgccaccgcattaaatgccctgcaactaactttctgattgcatttatgtggagaagacccctgaacagtactaccttagctaccacaactcacagaaggcctGAAAAGGTGTttaatgggacaagcactcgagtagCAGCTTGAATGATcgacaagtgtaggatcaagatcaTCCgaagggaactatataatgtaagagatccTCCATGGATGGGGATCGAAAAAATCATaagagaaacactgtagcaatcaagaactaACTCTATAATCAAACTTGAAaggaatatataagaactgatctccttaGACTGTGCCGAGAACGACTTTCTCTAATTCAATTTAACCTGTTGTAAAATGTACTCCTCCCTAGATCGAGAGTTTTACATGGAATtaccacttatttaattttaaaggaaaaataagaaaaccttcaataaaaaatacttatgttgtattaatgtatatgacaatttacatcaaattttgtaataaaaatttacaatgcttttttgtcctaaatacaatctaaaaaaagtaaattacattactttatttcctagttacattctaaaaaatgtaaaattacatATACAAGAGCATAGTCTAGAACCCTTAATCTTAATTTGGAGGCTAATTTACGAGATGAGAATGGATTAAACACCCATCTAGCCCGGTAAAACCAGTCTCCTAGGTTAAGGTGGTCAATATCAtgtcatgtcaaacaaataaaaacaatatgtCATATAAACATGTTAATTTGCAGGAattgtaaacaaatatgtgttACGGGAATTagacataaaaagaaacaaaaagtgaaaCTTGTTAGATAACAATTTTAATGTAAAGAAAGCATTAAGGTaatggcatgttcatccaagaaATCAATGTAAACAAAGAATTCTtagcctagacatgttcatctaagcatgtgaacAAAGTTGCCATgttatttgtcatcaacataattgcaaagagaaacaaataaaaataaaacatttgagcatatttgatcatccaagcaattatgaaaagaaataaaggaaaaatcccttagacatgttcatctagaGAAAATTAAAACACTTAGACATGTTCGTTCaagcattttaaaaaaagtagaacAATTACCTAGACATGTTCTTCTAAGCattcaagagaaaattgtgCTTCAGCCTAgaagtgttcatctaagcatgtaaaaGGAATATCAATGAGACATataggcatgttcatccaagcatatcatgaaagaaacaaataatgaCTTGTTAAGCATTTATTTAAGCATGTGTAGAAAGTTAAGAACATAATTAACTACTTACCAACATAGAGCATAAATTAAAAAGGAGAAGTGATCACTTAAAGGGCTAGGGAGGAAGTAAGGAAGTActaaactacaaccaaagtaGGAACAATGGTTGCACaacatcttttcttttctgctttttcACTAGCTCTCCAAAGAGAATTCAGGGTCTAGAAAATGAAAGAGGTCTTCTTTATTTATAAGGGAAGAGATGGCTTAACTTTAAAGCTAagttattagctttcttctgaagctaagggaggagataaCCTGTTTAAATGAGCTGGACCGGATTTGGTGTTGTTCcccatttgaattttgaaaggaAGTTGAAGATGATGCTGCACCTGCTTCGTATTTTGGCTCTAAATTTcagctcaaaattccaattgattcaagatggatgttttttgaaaggaaattcaattatctacaactttttcagaaatagagaaaaccaaatttcaacGTTTTCCAGGCCAAAAATGCGTTTCAAATTGTTGCTGAAAATAATAAcgttttttgagcatttttgaattttttcacagGATGTATCTGTTTCTCtatccaatttatttttcaaaaatctttcttctgaagcAAAGGGAAAGGATAAGTTTATTAGATAGGCTTGAACAGATTTGATGTTGATcctcatttgaaattttgagagaaaattgaagataatgCTGACTTTGTGTTATCTTCTGCACCTGTTTCGTATTTTGGCCATAACTTgctgctcaaaattccaattgattcggGATTGACgttttttgaaatgaaattcaattatctacaacttttatagaaatagagaaaatcaaatttcaatgttttcCAGCCAAAAATGCGATTCAAGTTGCTGCTGAAGATAATGACGTTCTtgcattttttgaatttttcctatctccaaatttttttcaaaagagcagatAAGATGCCCTAAAGGaaaacttgtttctttttttcttttttttaaatgaaaaaaaatgaaatccaataaaaaatcacacttaattaattttaaattaattcttgtaagaaccaatcaaaattaagtgtttaaaataggctctctcaaaaaaaaaaaaaaagtgtttaaaataggaCGTGATTAGGCCCATCGTGTAGGTGAGCCATgatcattgaaaattgtttgtatgataacttttaaTCAGGTGAtccaatcaaaacccatgaCATACTATTACGATCGTTAGAGtatcaagatttgttttgtatcacaAATCTGAAGATCTACCAGTTGGTTAAATGCAAGTTGTAAAATGGGGTGTCTACACTTGTTTCCCTGTTCCGGTCAACTGGGCCCACTTTATTCGCGATCCAACTCATTCTAACTCAGTTTTctaatccactctctacaaattcattctTTTGGACTTTTTGGGCCTAGATCCATCCATCGTCTAGACGAGTGTTCAAAGCTTGGCCCTTACAATAATACTTATGAGTTTCCATGCATCACAATAATAGtaatactaatttattaaaaaaaaatttgaaaagtgtGCAATGCACATACCTATCACTAGTATTAACTATTAAATAAACTTTAAAACATAATAATCTTCAAAAGCTAccattttaattaaagaattaaACACATAGAGATCTCTAAAACTCTGCCAATTTATgcttaaaataaatagaaacatCTTATTTGGTTTCTAAAGCTGAGGAATGAATGGAAGCCTTCAATAAAAAGACAATTGCATTGATATACAATGAATTGGGAAAGACATTATTTCCACACTCCATTTTCCAGTGTCATCCTATCTGGCTTAGTCACCTAATGGAATCAGTGGACTCCACATGGGTTTCTTTTACCCTATTAGTATGAGAGAGCAATAGTGTGgtgtgaaaagaaaaacagaaagtTTTGAAACAGGGTTCTCCTAAATCAACTAGTAAAGTCCATAGTCCATACCCTCTAGTTCACGGCaaagttaatttattattttttttagcaatacCATAAGTATATCTAGGACGGTGTTAGTGTAAGATGATAAGTGTTGTTTGAAACATCACTTTCACATAATGATactgtttttattatatatcaatCATAACAATggtatcaattaaaaaaaaaaccgtgtcaataattaagaaaattttgtgtcaataaacttatttaaaattattgaggCCCTTAAACAAGAGTAATGCTGTAGATTTaaacaaatttcacaacttattaAATGTGAAGTTGTAGTTggtataacattatttttaggGACTCCACAACCACAACTAATATaacttctttgttttaataatttgataaatatAACAACAGGAAAGGGGGAATTGAATTTAGCATAGTCTAGCTCTTGACAGTAACATAAGTTTTATTTCCTAATCACATGTCTTTTCaatggtgaattttttttgtggtaCTAGTACCCATATTGCAAAATCCATAACAGTACCAACTGATATGgatgcagttttttttttttttttttttttttttttttttttttgggttggacAGATATGGAAAAGTctaagattacaaaaattttcacaactttttatcACAATTGTAACATGGCAAAGTATgattgataaagaaaaaattgttggtTCATCTGTAAATGATGATTACCCCACTAACAGTCTATCATGTCAGAGTTTAtgacaaaatagttgtaaaataatttgtagcCCTAAAACTACCTATATCACATATAGTTATTTTTTGGGCCATGGCAAGTTGGCAGCTTGCCAAATGCCAGTGAAGTAGTCTTTTTCCGTGGTCAGCATCTAGAGATGTATGACGTTCCCATGCGGCACAAAAGCAAGTACTTTTGGCCGAAAccaatgtttttgttttctaagtTACGTTAGAAGCCGAGAAAAACGCCAGTTGGGAATGACTCTCTCCCTTTCCAATTGTCTACAGCCCACTTTTACTTTTAAACAGAGGGCAAATATTGTGTACAATTAGATTTTACAAGTGTGtacaatttgattgatttaagGCCCGCCGTGTGTAATGGCACCAAAATTTCCAATTAGAATAAAAGAAGCCCACTGTAAGGTGAAAGTCAATATACACGCCCCTGGTTTGGTTGACATAACTTAGTACCAAGTCTTCCTATGGCTAACTCTCATTATTTAAGGATAACTGTGAACGCAAAACTGACAAGATAAGAATCCCAACACACGAATTAATTTtcctaacccaaaaacaaaaaaagtgatgGAGTGTGCAACGGAGAGAAGCAAAATACAATTGATATATGATGCCTGTAATGCTGTTTTTTCTCAGAAGGAGCTTCCAACCTATAAACAAATTCAATGGCTGAAAAATCTCCTAGGTATATTGGGCTTTTTAGCTGTTGTAATCTTCATGCATGTTCTTGTTTATTAACTCTTACTGTATTATAACAAATTTGTTTGAATGATGAATTAATGCAGACATAACTGAAGCCATAGACGTGGGGATTGATGAATTTGGCTCATGTGAGTCTCCGTCACCAAGCCCAAAAAGTGACAAGAGATTGATTGATGGGCAAAGCGTCTCTGAGATCACTTATATTCACATTCATGAATGTGACAATTTCTCTGTAAGTGGAAAAATGTTTATGCCTGAGCCACATATATTTCCTTTACTTCTTCTGTCATATGCTTTAGTCTTTAGATAATACACTACTAGAATATGTGTTTGTTTCCCTTGCTTCATTGCTTGATTACGAAGAATTATTGTTTTGAGGTGGTTTGTTTTTATGAGCAGATGGGAGTGTTTTGCTTTCCAGCAGGGGGGACATTTCCTCTTCATGATCACCCTGGAATGACAGTCATAAGCAAGCTCCTCTACGGTTCTGTTTATATCAAATCTTACGATTGGGTGAAAGTGACAAATTCTGGAGGCCGAACATGTAAGAAACTATAGGAATTAAAGCTCTGTACGAACAATAACATCagcactgttttttttttgcatgtttaCTAACTTTTGATTAGAAACCTGTTAAACGAGAATATGAGTCCATTTCACAGTTAATCGGTACAAttttagatttgtaatatttaatttgaaccaTGAAACAATAGAATTGAAATTGAAAGAATCCTAACTTAAAATGGTGGGTGCAGCTGGATTGGCGGCCACTGTAGTAGATGGCACTTTCAAGGCTCCGTGTGAACCTTCTGTCCTTTATCCAAGAAGTGGTGGTAACATTCATTCTTTCACTGCATTGACTCCTTGTGCTATCTTGGATGTGTTGTCTCCACCATACTCTGAAGAGCTTGAAAGGCGCTCTACTTATTTCTCAGACCTTCCTATTCCTTCTCTTCATGGTAATTACTAATCCatgttgttttacttttatctaaaTCATGTGATGAAGTGTTATGACATGTTTAATAGACTATAATAAGCGTTGTAaggtaatagttattcctatggtttagttattctttaatttgattatgtttttattacaaggaataatcattccttataaatagttattcttcaaaataaagaataactattcatctttaaaaggttgtattagctattccttaataagtgcaataatttcaaaacttaatatatttccaagtaaacaaacttttcatatacatctaataattataaaaataaaaaaatcataaaaaataacacatatctctcttaaatttaaaaataacaaattttaaggaaatataattgtatgagtaagaaatttccaaaaataaatgttaagtttcattttaatgttataacttacaaccaaactaatgaataagtTTAGTAATTACATtataacacattttattcctagtaataaaaattacaatttctgtCGTAATCCTCATTCAgtataccaaacgtacccttaatGTTTCTTCTCTACCTTTTGGCCCAGGCTATGCAATGCTTGAGGAAAAAGATCTACCAAATGATCTAGTTGTTATTGGAGAACCTTACCTTGGCCCCCCAATTGTTAGCCAATATGACTTTTTGTCGGGTTGGACAGGGATGTAGTAGTGTGCACGATGCAGTATGCTcatatttttgttaagttttgagTACTACAGGATGGCCCTAGAAGGGTTGTATGGTGTAAATATACTTATATAATGTAACGCAGGAACGAGTCAGATGGGTTGGCCTGGCCTATAAAAGACAAGTAGGAGCAAATTAGTAATGTAAATCTTGCCAAATATTTGCCAACAAGCAAATGAATGTTGTTGAAAGCTCACCATTTTATACGTACAGCTGCCATTGCCACCAGGAAGTGGTAATTTGAGTGTGACAttgttgtattattattattcttttcttttctttttggataaacCTCGTTGTTGTTTGGGCTGTGGCTTGTGGGTACGAGGCACCGATACGATCATACGAGGCATGACAACAAAATATATTAGATGATGTAACCACTTTGGACAACAAACAACAGATTGTAGTCATAAGATCAAGAAATATTATAATCGAATGGAATAACTTAAGAGTAttgattaagaaaatatttttagaagttttttttatgagaaaacaaaaaagtaactaatttttttttatagtttttattttttttatatttttttttataaaagtagtattaaaactttcttaaaatggttcATTAACAAATGCGTTAAGGCCTTAAGGGTACCTGTTAATgtaactcatatatatatatatatatatatatataaattatgatTTCTAGTGTTGGCATACTCTGTCAAATCTCAATTATATTTGCAATCATCAACTGGTATATTGATTTTTATCGAAGTATAGCACATGAGATTAGAAGACTAGCATCTGAAAGTGGAGTTgttgtttaaatatttttgcttaAGAGAGATTGTCATGTCAAACAAATTTTAggcgaaaaataaatttttttttaaaattgaacaaAGAGTTTCACTTGAAACTCGCTTGAATTTTGATTGAGCAAGTATTAGAACTTGAGAGAAAGTTGATACTTTATTCCTATGTAGATCCTATCCAATCAACCCtatcatatatttaaattaaaaaaaaaaaaaaaacccattgtGATTTATAAGTGTATCATATCGCAATTCACAATGATCTTTACTAGTGGATTAATTTGGTGGGCTAGGCCTCAAAGGGTTTTTTGCCCATTgtgattttctctctctacaaatACATCTTGTGTTTGggtgtttgagttttggggttATCGTGACTTGCTTTTTTCCCTTATAATTAATGTTGTTTTTAGTGGTTACGTGTGAGAAATTGATACCTAAAATCTCCATGTTGTGATAAATGGACATTAATAGCTTGTAACTATCGTGCTTGATTCATGCATTTGCCATTCAAAAATTGTCACAAGTTGAACAATTGATTAGGGCTTTGATAGATACGACCTAGTGACATCTATACTCTAAACTATTGTCTCTCTATAAATTCCTTTCATATAATAGAATTCACTATGAAATAATGTTATGTGTAGCTATTAAGTCACGAATCATATCGAGAATTAACTATCCTTAAGATAcatatatactttaaaatttaataaataatattaattttcataGTATaattatacacatatataaataaaaaaattcatgctACATTCACCTCTCactcattatttttaaaatctctttttttttttattggctcaTATTTTACTTCgttcaatttctttttattaattacacaataaatttattaaaaatatatatttattttttgataatttaataattataacgGAAAACAAGAGGCTTGAACTTTGGAAATTTCTATTGTAAATTCTTTGTATTTTgcttttcaattatttatacaGTAATAAATActagaataattttagaaattttatatacaattaaCAATTTTAGAATAACCCCCAACATTCTTATCTGGTATTTCTGGTTAAagtaaaatatagaaaattagaaaattgtaGTTCCTTAAACAAAGTATAGGGTAGGGCTGTCCAAATTCATCCGGTAACCCGATCCACCCGAAAAACCGACCGGAACCGACCCGAATCCGGCCGACCCGACTGCTCCGGCGGGTCGGCGGCGGATCTTCACCACCAGAAACCGATTCCGGCGGGTCGGTTTTCGGTTTTCCTCCCCTAAAACCCGAAAAATCCGAACCGACCGAAAGATTTCCAGATTCCGGCCAAAATTTCCAGTTTCCGGTGAGAATTTTCCAGAATCCGGCAAGAATATCCAGAATCCGGCGAGAATTTTCCAGAATCCGGGGAAAAAACCCAGATTTCGGCGACTTTTCCCTTAGATCCAGTGAGATTTTGACCGGATCTTGCGAAATCTCATCAAATCCAGTTAGATTTTCGCCGGATCTAACGAAAATATCGCCGGAATCTGGGTTTCTTCGCCGGATTTGTGTTTTTTTCACCATTTTCTCGCCGTCTTCTCAGATCTACGACTCCGACCGACCCGCCCGCCATCCGTTCATAATCTGAACCGCCCGACCCGATTACTCAGGCGGTCGGCGGCGGGTGCATTTTTTCCCCACCCGATTCCGGCGGGTcggttccgggttgggcacaaacccgacccggaccgacccgtggacagccctagtaTAGGGTATTAAAATCTGGGACCATGAGGCAGACCATTCCTACCAAAAAAAACGTGGGCCTGAATCACAAAGTAGCGAACTTTTGAGTTAAGGAATCATAATTTCATACTACCCTCTTCTATATTTGGCGTGTAGCAATGGTGGGTCTGCCTCACTCgtcttttactctttttttttttttcttttttgtcggGGGAAAGAATTGTTCTCCACCTTCCACGCTGCCCGACCGACATTCTCCCTTTCAATCTCCACCGTTTCTTCCACGTGTCATATCTCTCTTTCATATTTTCACTGCAGTCAGTCTCTGGCTGTGTTGAATTAAGATTGTGTTCTCGCCGTCCTAGTTAACTGATAAAGTTCGGTTCTGATTAATTCAACTTATATAATAAGAATAAAGAGACTTAaaatttgatcttttatttttttcacaaaaaaaattaagtaatatCTCAGTccgataatataaaaaaattatgtaaagtgGTCGCCGTAAgtttgaaattatattaaaaaaaaaaaaaagggattggCTCTGCCTTGTGTAAAGACTTTCTTAAACGATGGATCGTGAGTGGTGACCCATACTCTATACCTAAAGTGGGCCTAAACTCCACAACACAATCTTACCGGTTAGTTTAATGTATTGGTCCTCTGAGGTTTACCAAGACAATAAGTAAACGTAGAagcctagagagagagagagagagagagagagagattgcttTGGCTGGTTTTCTGTCTGAAATTAACAAAGCATGGAACGGTATGAGATGATGAAAAATATTGGGTCTGGGAATTTCGGAGTAGCCAAGCTGGTTAAAGATAAGAGGACCAGAGAACTCTATGCTGTTAAGCTCATTGAGAGAGGCCAGAAGGTCTGCTTATTCATCTCCTTTGACATTTTTTtcactactttttcttttcttttctttttttagatatggcttttttggttttgggttgaTTGACTTGAGGGGCATTCTTAAATGTTGCAGATTGATGAACACGTGCAGAGGGAAATCATGAACCATCGATCATTGAAGCATCCTAATATTGTTAGATTCAAAGAGGTTTGATATTCTTTCAACCAAGTACTTATGGATATTCTTTTCTAGTTCTTCTGGGTGTTCGTTTTTAACTTAAAGAATGAAACTTGGTATCTGTCAATTAACATATGATTCTTGTTCTTGCTTCCTAGACTGTACcctgacttttaatttttatccacTTGTAAATATTCTATACCAATTTCTTTACAGAAATAAGTCTAAGCTAGAAAAGTGTAGCGTATATGTTAGAAATGAAGCTAGTGCCTAGATATACGTTTGACGATAaggtttaaaagaaaatatgagaTGATAGATAGCAATAATCAGATAAGCTGCTTTTAGTCTACCTTCTCTTTCCATCTTTCTTCCAGGTACAAGTACGTTGAGAATTATGTTAGAAAATGATACACCATGAACCTAGATTAAGTTTCATCTTCAGAATGTTTGTTGGGTTTAGGGGAAGATGCTAAATTATGCtgtacctatcaaaaaaaaggaagatgctAAATTATGCTGTTTGGAGTATTTTATGCTTTAATTAGTAGGATGTTCTAGTTGTTGTGAGAACTtggctttgtgtgtgtgtatttttgggcaaaaacacatttttggtccctatattttgccCATGTTTTCAATTTGGTCACCAAGATCAAGTTTTTATAACTTCATTTTGGTCCTaatatttctaaattttctgTCATTTTGGTCCCTGCCATCGTCTCAAAGAGAATGCATATGTGATCAATGGACTGCACTGCTAACTTAAAATTGCGTTTTCTATAAGTGAAATATGGCAGGGACCAAATGATGagaagtttaaaaatataaggaCCAAAGTGAAGTTATAAAAACTTGAGGAACAAATTGAAAACATTGCCAAAATATAGGGAACAAAAAGgcatttttgccttttttttttttaatcaaattttatttaaaaagctTACAGGGCTGATTGTTGCAGGTCCTGCTAACACCAACGCATTTAGCGATAGTTATGGAGTATGCTGCTGGAGGTGAACTCTTTGAGAGGATTTGCAGTGCTGGAAGATTTAGTGAGGATGAggtattttatgataaaatatGGGGTTTTTGGATGTCCCATGGGATTCTCTAATCGTTCCAATTTTAATATGTACTTGCATTTGAATTAAGTCTATCTTGCTTTTAGAAGCATTTAATCATAGTGAAATTCCATTCCTTACTTTGGTCATTTGAATC
This region includes:
- the LOC126709165 gene encoding plant cysteine oxidase 1-like, whose product is MECATERSKIQLIYDACNAVFSQKELPTYKQIQWLKNLLDITEAIDVGIDEFGSCESPSPSPKSDKRLIDGQSVSEITYIHIHECDNFSMGVFCFPAGGTFPLHDHPGMTVISKLLYGSVYIKSYDWVKVTNSGGRTSGLAATVVDGTFKAPCEPSVLYPRSGGNIHSFTALTPCAILDVLSPPYSEELERRSTYFSDLPIPSLHGYAMLEEKDLPNDLVVIGEPYLGPPIVSQYDFLSGWTGM